The DNA sequence CATGCTGGGCAGGTGGAAGGGCGACGAGTTCCACACCGGGCACAAGATGAACGGTCAACTGGCCGCCGCACGCTGGTACGGCAAGATCTTCACGTCCATCAACGATGTCGAACCCATCGTCTGTTACGACGACGACGGAAAACTGTTTTCCAATAACGCGTTGAGCCTGGGCGGTGCGACCCTGTGGGATATCGAGTTCCGCGGCGAGGTCACCGGCACCATGGTCTACGACGGCCAGCCCACCTT is a window from the Mycobacteroides salmoniphilum genome containing:
- a CDS encoding DUF4334 domain-containing protein, encoding MDVDKARTRFAELRSQRDVSPADLDEIWAALDTVRPEDMLGRWKGDEFHTGHKMNGQLAAARWYGKIFTSINDVEPIVCYDDDGKLFSNNALSLGGATLWDIEFRGEVTGTMVYDGQPTFDHFKWVDENTLMGIMNGKRQRASGNYLYFLLERDQ